In Cynocephalus volans isolate mCynVol1 chromosome 3, mCynVol1.pri, whole genome shotgun sequence, one DNA window encodes the following:
- the LOC134371655 gene encoding LOW QUALITY PROTEIN: 5-azacytidine-induced protein 2-like (The sequence of the model RefSeq protein was modified relative to this genomic sequence to represent the inferred CDS: inserted 1 base in 1 codon; substituted 1 base at 1 genomic stop codon), with protein MDGLVEEDICILNREKAHKRDTVTLVSIYSGSESVASHFVLVTAHEVIKKRFKDSEKENSLKKRMRFLEEKLIGAQLDEETXSVGXEQVNKAYHAYHEVCIDRDNLKRKLDKMNKDNSESLKLLNEHLQSKEVELPQLKTEMETQQVMKNLNPPSSSWEMEKLSSDLEQELELKGKECRDLKVELQKAKQTNPSQEDNLKSRDLQRLSILCDHEIF; from the exons ATGGATGGACTGGTTGAAGAAGATATCTGCATTTTAAATCGTGAAAAAGCACATAAGAGAGATACAGTGACTCTAGTCTCAATATATTCAGGAAGTGAGTCTGTTGCTTCACATTTTGTCCTTGTCACTGCTCATGAAGTCATCAAAAAAAGATTTAAGGATTCAGAAAAAGAgaactccttaaagaaaagaatgagattttTGGAAGAAAAGCTTATAGGAGCTCAATTAGATGAAGAAA GTTCTGTGGGATGAGAACAAGTAAATAAGGCCTATCATGCATATCATGAGGTTTGCATTGATAGAgataatttgaagagaaaattagataaaatgaataaagacaaCTCTGAATCTTTGAAATTATTGAATGAACACCTACAATCTAAAGAAGTAGAACTCCCCCAGCTAAAGACAGAAATGGAAACTCAGCAGGTGATGAAGAATTTAAATCCACCTTCATCAAGCTGGGAGATGGAAAAGTTGAGCTCTGATTTAGAACAAGAACTGGAACTGAAGGGGAAAGAATGTAGAGATCTCAAAGTAGAGCTGcaaaaagccaaacaaacaaatccaTCTCAGGAAGACAATTTGAAGAGCAGAGATCTCCAAAGACTAAGCATTTTATGTGATCATGAAATTTTTTGA